A region of Pseudarthrobacter sp. NIBRBAC000502770 DNA encodes the following proteins:
- the treY gene encoding malto-oligosyltrehalose synthase: MRTPVSTYRLQIRSSFTLFDAAEKVPYLKDLGVDWVYLSPILTAEKGSDHGYDVTDPSAVDPDRGGPEGLLALSRAAREHGMGVLVDIVPNHVGVATPVQNPWWWSLLKEGRESPYAEAFDVDWDLGGGKVRLPMLGSDADLDKLEVKDGELRYYDHRFPLAEGTYSEGDSPQDVHSRQHYQLMDWRRADAELNYRRFFAVTTLAGIRVEEPSVFEKAHAEVGRWFTEGLVDGLRVDHPDGLADPAGYLRWLKDLSGGAYVLVEKILEPGEVLPQDFACEGTTGYDALADVDRVFVDPAGQQALDALDASLRGTSGAADYAEMIRGTKRMIADGILRSEVLRLARLVPESHGITVDQAADAIAEIIASFPVYRSYLPVGADVLKEACESAAAHRPDLDVAVGTLLPLLLDPANPIAVRFQQTSGMVMAKGVEDTAFYRYTRLGTLTEVGAEPTEFAVAPEEFHQRMQRRQQELPLSMTTLSTHDTKRSEDARARISVIAELPQEWAETLGALRGLAPIPDGPYENLLWQAIVGAWPASRERLQGYAEKAAREAGNSTTWTDPNEDFEAAVKATVDAVFDDAQVAQVVGDFVARIDAFSAANSVSAKLVQLTMPGVPDVYQGSEFWERSLTDPDNRRPVDFAARQAELAKLDDGELPDAGTEASKLLVTSRALRLRRDRPELFQGYTPLEATGPAAGHLLVFSRGTSAASSGAVTLATRLPAGLEAAGGWRDTAVELSAAMRDELTGTSHGPGQVSVSEVLGTYPVALLVPVDGEKA, translated from the coding sequence ATGAGGACCCCGGTTTCCACCTACCGTTTGCAGATCCGCAGCAGCTTCACCCTCTTCGACGCCGCCGAAAAGGTCCCGTACCTGAAGGACCTCGGCGTGGACTGGGTGTACCTCTCGCCCATCCTCACCGCGGAGAAGGGCTCGGACCACGGCTACGACGTGACGGACCCCTCCGCGGTGGACCCGGACCGCGGCGGCCCGGAAGGCCTGCTGGCCCTCTCCAGGGCTGCCCGCGAGCACGGCATGGGCGTCCTGGTGGACATCGTGCCCAACCACGTGGGCGTTGCCACCCCGGTACAGAACCCGTGGTGGTGGTCCCTCCTCAAGGAAGGCCGCGAATCGCCGTACGCCGAAGCGTTCGACGTCGACTGGGACCTGGGCGGCGGAAAGGTCCGGCTGCCGATGCTCGGCTCGGACGCCGACCTGGACAAGCTCGAGGTCAAGGATGGCGAGCTCCGCTACTACGACCACCGGTTCCCGCTGGCCGAGGGCACGTACAGCGAGGGTGACTCCCCGCAGGACGTCCACAGCCGCCAGCACTACCAGCTCATGGACTGGCGCCGTGCCGATGCCGAGCTGAACTATCGGCGCTTCTTCGCGGTCACCACCCTCGCCGGCATCCGGGTGGAAGAGCCGTCCGTCTTCGAGAAGGCCCATGCCGAGGTGGGCCGCTGGTTCACCGAAGGCCTGGTGGACGGTCTCCGCGTGGACCACCCGGACGGGCTGGCCGACCCCGCCGGCTACCTCCGCTGGCTCAAGGACCTCAGCGGTGGCGCGTACGTCCTGGTGGAGAAGATCCTGGAACCGGGCGAAGTCCTGCCCCAGGACTTCGCCTGCGAAGGGACCACCGGTTACGACGCACTGGCGGACGTGGACCGGGTCTTCGTGGACCCCGCAGGGCAGCAGGCCCTGGACGCACTGGACGCCTCCCTGCGGGGAACGTCCGGGGCCGCCGACTACGCCGAGATGATCCGCGGCACCAAGCGCATGATCGCCGACGGCATCCTGCGCTCCGAGGTGCTGCGCCTGGCCCGGCTGGTCCCCGAGTCCCACGGGATCACGGTGGACCAGGCAGCCGACGCCATCGCGGAGATCATCGCGTCCTTCCCGGTCTACCGGTCCTACCTGCCGGTGGGAGCCGACGTCCTCAAGGAAGCCTGCGAGTCCGCCGCGGCGCACCGGCCGGACCTGGACGTAGCGGTGGGAACCCTCCTGCCGCTGCTGCTGGACCCCGCCAACCCCATCGCCGTCCGCTTCCAGCAGACCTCCGGCATGGTCATGGCCAAGGGCGTGGAGGACACGGCGTTCTACCGCTACACCCGCCTGGGCACCCTGACCGAGGTGGGTGCCGAGCCCACCGAGTTCGCGGTGGCACCGGAGGAATTCCACCAGCGCATGCAGCGGCGCCAACAGGAACTGCCGCTGTCCATGACCACCCTGTCCACCCACGACACCAAGCGCAGCGAGGACGCCCGGGCCCGGATCTCGGTCATCGCCGAACTGCCGCAGGAGTGGGCGGAAACGCTGGGGGCGCTCCGCGGACTGGCGCCGATTCCGGACGGGCCGTACGAGAACCTGCTGTGGCAGGCGATCGTCGGCGCCTGGCCTGCAAGCCGGGAGCGGCTGCAGGGCTATGCGGAAAAGGCAGCCAGGGAGGCCGGCAACTCCACCACCTGGACCGATCCCAACGAGGACTTCGAAGCTGCGGTAAAAGCCACCGTCGACGCAGTCTTCGACGACGCCCAGGTGGCCCAGGTCGTGGGGGACTTCGTGGCCCGCATCGACGCCTTCTCGGCCGCGAATTCGGTGTCCGCGAAGCTGGTCCAGCTCACCATGCCGGGCGTGCCGGACGTCTACCAAGGCAGCGAGTTCTGGGAGCGGTCGCTGACCGACCCGGACAACCGCCGGCCCGTGGACTTCGCCGCACGGCAGGCAGAGCTGGCAAAGCTCGACGACGGTGAGTTGCCGGACGCGGGCACGGAGGCGAGCAAGCTGCTGGTCACTTCCCGGGCCCTGCGCCTTCGCCGGGACCGGCCGGAGCTGTTCCAGGGCTACACCCCGCTCGAGGCCACCGGGCCGGCCGCAGGGCACCTGCTCGTGTTTTCCCGCGGCACCTCGGCAGCCTCGTCCGGCGCGGTGACCCTGGCTACCCGGCTGCCCGCCGGCCTGGAAGCCGCCGGTGGGTGGCGGGACACCGCCGTCGAGCTTTCCGCTGCCATGCGCGACGAACTCACCGGTACCAGCCACGGTCCTGGGCAGGTTTCGGTGTCCGAAGTGCTGGGTACCTACCCCGTGGCCCTGCTGGTACCCGTGGATGGAGAAAAGGCATGA
- the coaA gene encoding type I pantothenate kinase translates to MGRAGGRIFSVTSQRNEANGEGASPFVELDRHTWSRLAAQMEQPLNEEDVLRLRGLGDPLDIKEVSDVYLPLSRLLHLYVEAAGQLHAATTTFLGEQTQRTPFVIGVAGSVAVGKSTIARVLREMLRRWPGTPNVELITTDGFLYPLAELKRRQLLDRKGFPESYDRRALLRFVSEIKGGAEEVRAPWYSHVTYDIVPGKEVVVRRPDVLIVEGLNVLAPARPRHDGRQGLALSDFFDFSIYVDAKTSYIEEWYVDRFRKLRSTAFAQPESYFHRYATLSDDEAENTARDIWKRINEPNLEENVLPTRGRAQLVLTKDADHSIRRMLLRKV, encoded by the coding sequence ATGGGCCGGGCGGGGGGCAGAATCTTTAGCGTGACTTCGCAACGCAATGAAGCGAACGGGGAGGGTGCCTCGCCGTTCGTGGAGCTGGACCGGCATACCTGGTCCCGGCTCGCAGCCCAGATGGAACAGCCCCTCAACGAAGAGGACGTGCTGCGCCTTCGCGGGCTCGGCGACCCCTTGGACATCAAGGAGGTCAGTGACGTCTACCTGCCGCTGTCACGGCTCCTGCACCTGTATGTGGAGGCTGCCGGGCAGCTGCACGCGGCCACCACCACCTTCCTTGGCGAGCAGACCCAGCGCACCCCCTTCGTGATCGGCGTGGCCGGCTCGGTCGCGGTGGGCAAGTCCACCATCGCCCGTGTGCTGCGGGAAATGCTGCGCCGCTGGCCGGGCACCCCCAACGTCGAGTTGATCACCACGGACGGTTTCCTCTACCCGCTGGCCGAGCTCAAGCGCCGGCAACTGCTGGACCGCAAGGGGTTCCCGGAATCCTATGACCGGCGGGCGCTGCTGCGCTTCGTGAGCGAGATCAAGGGCGGCGCCGAGGAAGTCCGGGCGCCCTGGTATTCGCACGTCACGTACGACATCGTGCCCGGCAAGGAAGTGGTGGTCCGCCGCCCGGACGTGCTGATCGTCGAGGGCCTGAACGTCCTGGCCCCGGCCCGCCCCCGGCATGACGGCCGGCAGGGCCTGGCCCTGAGCGACTTCTTTGACTTTTCCATCTACGTGGACGCGAAGACCTCCTATATCGAGGAGTGGTACGTGGACCGGTTCCGGAAGCTGCGGAGCACCGCGTTCGCGCAGCCGGAGTCCTATTTCCACCGCTACGCCACGCTCTCCGACGATGAGGCAGAGAACACCGCCAGGGACATTTGGAAGCGGATCAACGAGCCCAACCTGGAGGAGAACGTGCTGCCTACCCGCGGCCGGGCGCAGCTGGTGCTGACCAAAGACGCGGACCACTCCATCCGCCGCATGCTGCTCCGGAAGGTTTAG
- the glgX gene encoding glycogen debranching protein GlgX → MEVWPGTAYPLGATFDGTGTNFALFSERAERVELCLLADDLTETKIELTEVDGYVWHCYLPHIQPGQKYGYRVHGQYNPASGDRFNPNKLLMDPYAKAIQGQIDWDPALFSYEFGDPDSRNDADSAPHTMHGVVINPFFEWDGDRQLKIPYHQSVIYEAHVKGLTELHPEIPEEQRGTYAGVSHPAVIEHMKKLGVTAIELMPVHQFVNDGTLEEKGLNNYWGYNTIGFFAPQNTYSSTGDVGHQVQEFKAMVRDLHRAGIEVILDVVYNHTAEGNHLGPTLSFKGIDNQAYYRLVDNDLKHYMDYTGTGNSLNVRHPHSLQLLMDSLRYWVTEMHVDGFRFDLASTLAREFYDVDKLSTFFELIQQDPVVSQVKLIAEPWDVGPGGYQVGNFPPQWTEWNGKYRDTVRDFWRGEPSTLGEFASRLTGSADLYESSARRPVASINFVTAHDGFTMRDLVSYNEKHNEANGEGNNDGESHNRSWNCGVEGDTDDEKVLTLRARQQRNFIATLLLSQGVPMLLHGDELGRTQQGNNNTYCQDSELSWVHWEAMDQPLVEFTAFVNKLRHDHPTFRRSRFFDGRPVRRGEGEKLPDIVWLKTDGTEMLPEDWGSGFGRTIGVFYNGDGIQEQDARGRRITDDSFLMAFNAHDEDVDFCVPSDEYSQYWEVLVDTAAQADAYEPLKAGATLTLDAKSMVVLRAYSGPEAEVDTSAAASLASMAEHEEAQEEMVEAQTKAAEASEARATGTDEDATA, encoded by the coding sequence ATGGAAGTCTGGCCTGGAACTGCCTACCCGCTGGGAGCTACCTTTGACGGCACCGGCACCAATTTCGCCCTGTTCAGCGAACGGGCGGAGCGGGTCGAGCTCTGCCTCCTGGCCGATGACTTGACCGAAACCAAGATCGAGCTGACCGAAGTGGACGGCTACGTGTGGCACTGCTACCTGCCCCACATCCAGCCCGGCCAGAAGTACGGCTACCGGGTGCACGGTCAGTACAACCCCGCCAGCGGTGACCGGTTCAACCCGAACAAGCTGCTCATGGACCCCTACGCCAAGGCCATCCAGGGCCAAATCGATTGGGACCCCGCGCTGTTCTCGTACGAATTCGGCGATCCTGATTCCCGCAACGACGCCGATTCCGCGCCGCACACCATGCACGGCGTGGTCATCAACCCGTTCTTCGAGTGGGACGGCGACCGCCAGCTGAAGATCCCGTACCACCAGTCGGTGATCTACGAAGCCCACGTCAAGGGCCTCACCGAACTGCACCCCGAGATCCCCGAGGAGCAGCGCGGCACCTACGCCGGCGTTTCCCACCCCGCCGTGATCGAGCACATGAAGAAGCTCGGCGTCACCGCCATCGAGCTCATGCCGGTCCACCAGTTCGTCAATGACGGCACCCTGGAAGAGAAGGGCCTCAACAACTACTGGGGCTACAACACCATCGGTTTCTTCGCCCCGCAGAACACCTACAGCTCCACGGGCGACGTGGGGCACCAGGTCCAGGAATTCAAGGCCATGGTCCGCGACCTGCACCGCGCCGGCATCGAAGTGATCCTGGACGTCGTCTACAACCACACGGCCGAAGGCAACCACCTGGGCCCCACGCTGTCCTTCAAGGGCATCGACAACCAGGCCTACTACAGGCTGGTGGACAACGACCTCAAGCACTACATGGACTACACGGGCACCGGCAACTCGCTCAACGTGCGCCACCCGCACTCCCTGCAGCTGCTCATGGATTCCCTGCGCTACTGGGTTACCGAGATGCACGTGGACGGCTTCCGCTTCGACCTCGCTTCCACTCTGGCCCGCGAGTTCTACGACGTGGACAAGCTCTCCACCTTCTTCGAACTCATCCAGCAGGACCCGGTAGTTTCCCAGGTGAAGCTGATCGCCGAGCCGTGGGACGTTGGACCCGGCGGCTACCAGGTGGGCAACTTCCCGCCGCAGTGGACGGAATGGAACGGCAAGTACCGCGACACCGTCCGTGACTTCTGGCGAGGCGAGCCCTCCACCCTGGGCGAGTTCGCTTCCCGCCTGACCGGCTCCGCCGACCTGTACGAGAGCTCCGCCCGGCGCCCGGTGGCCTCCATCAACTTTGTCACCGCCCACGACGGCTTCACCATGCGGGACCTGGTCTCCTACAACGAGAAGCACAACGAGGCCAACGGCGAAGGCAACAACGACGGCGAATCCCACAACCGTTCCTGGAACTGCGGCGTGGAGGGGGACACCGACGACGAGAAGGTGCTGACCCTCCGTGCCCGGCAGCAGCGGAACTTCATCGCCACGCTGCTGCTCTCCCAGGGCGTGCCCATGCTGCTCCACGGCGACGAACTGGGCCGCACGCAGCAGGGCAACAACAACACGTACTGCCAGGACTCCGAGCTCAGCTGGGTGCACTGGGAAGCCATGGACCAGCCGCTGGTGGAGTTCACGGCCTTCGTGAACAAGCTCCGCCACGACCACCCCACGTTCCGCCGCAGCCGCTTCTTCGACGGCCGCCCGGTGCGCCGTGGCGAAGGCGAGAAGCTGCCGGACATTGTCTGGCTCAAGACCGATGGCACCGAAATGCTGCCGGAGGACTGGGGGAGCGGCTTCGGCCGGACCATCGGCGTGTTCTACAACGGTGACGGCATCCAGGAACAGGACGCGCGCGGCCGCAGGATCACTGATGACAGCTTCCTCATGGCCTTCAACGCCCACGACGAGGATGTGGACTTCTGCGTCCCGTCCGACGAGTACTCGCAGTACTGGGAGGTCCTGGTCGACACCGCCGCCCAGGCCGACGCCTACGAGCCGCTCAAGGCCGGGGCCACCCTGACCCTGGATGCGAAGTCCATGGTGGTCCTGCGCGCCTACTCCGGCCCCGAAGCTGAAGTGGACACTTCCGCAGCCGCGTCCCTGGCCTCCATGGCCGAGCACGAGGAAGCCCAGGAGGAAATGGTGGAGGCCCAGACCAAGGCTGCGGAGGCGAGCGAGGCAAGGGCAACGGGCACCGACGAGGACGCCACGGCATGA
- a CDS encoding holo-ACP synthase, translated as MIVGIGVDVVDIERFGRQLERTPGLRDRLFVPAERELNTRSLAARFAAKEAVAKVLGAPAGMNWQDCWIGLDSNGPTVQVKGTVLAVAEAKGVKRWHLSISHDGGIATATVLAEG; from the coding sequence ATGATCGTTGGCATCGGGGTAGACGTAGTAGACATCGAGCGGTTCGGGCGGCAGTTGGAGCGGACGCCGGGTCTGCGGGACCGCCTGTTCGTTCCCGCGGAACGGGAACTGAACACCCGGTCCCTGGCCGCCCGGTTCGCCGCCAAGGAAGCGGTGGCCAAGGTCCTCGGTGCGCCCGCCGGCATGAACTGGCAGGACTGCTGGATCGGCCTGGACAGCAACGGGCCCACCGTCCAGGTCAAGGGAACGGTCCTTGCGGTGGCCGAGGCCAAGGGCGTCAAGCGCTGGCACCTGTCCATCAGCCACGACGGCGGCATCGCCACGGCCACGGTCCTGGCCGAAGGCTGA
- the glmS gene encoding glutamine--fructose-6-phosphate transaminase (isomerizing), translating to MCGIVGYVGRSVDGAVNGHSALDVVLEGLRRLEYRGYDSAGVAVVSQGAIESRKKSGKLSNLIGELEARPLPEALTGIGHTRWATHGGPTDRNAHPHLADGGKLAVIHNGIIENFAELKLELLEKGVTFLSETDTEVAAALLADILRNKLGGDTANGGLTKAMELACQRLEGAFTLLAVHADQPDVVVAARRNSPLVVGLGEGENFLGSDVSGFIDYTRRAVELGQDQIVTITADTVEITDFYGNPAQGKEYHVDWDPASAEKGGFSSFMEKEIHDQPDAVAQTLLGRSDIKGKLTLDELRIDPELLKQVNKIIVLACGTAAYAGMVAKYAIENWCRIPTEVELAHEFRYRDPILDQNTLVVSISQSGETMDTLMAVRYAREQGAKTISICNTNGSTIPRESDAVLYTHAGPEIAVASTKAFLAQITAAYLLGLYLAQLRGNIFSGQIKDVLADLNKIPAKIQTILDNAGPLRELARSMAQEKSVLFLGRHVGYPVALEGALKLKEIAYIHAEGFAAGELKHGPIALIDEGQPVFVVVPSPRGRDSLHSKVVSNIQEVRARGARTLVIAEEGDEAVKAYAEYVFYVPETPTLLMPLLTTVPLQIFAAELAAAKGYDVDQPRNLAKSVTVE from the coding sequence ATGTGTGGAATCGTGGGTTACGTAGGCCGTTCCGTGGACGGTGCAGTTAATGGTCACAGTGCGTTGGATGTTGTCCTTGAGGGGCTCCGCCGCCTGGAGTACCGCGGTTATGACTCTGCCGGTGTGGCTGTGGTGTCCCAGGGTGCTATCGAGTCGCGGAAGAAGTCCGGGAAGCTGAGCAACCTGATTGGCGAGCTGGAGGCCCGGCCGTTGCCGGAGGCGCTGACCGGTATTGGCCACACACGGTGGGCCACGCACGGTGGGCCGACGGACCGCAACGCGCACCCGCACCTGGCTGATGGCGGCAAGCTCGCCGTGATCCACAACGGCATCATCGAAAACTTCGCCGAGCTCAAGCTGGAGCTGCTGGAGAAGGGCGTGACGTTCCTGTCCGAGACGGACACCGAGGTCGCTGCCGCGCTGCTGGCAGACATCCTGCGGAACAAGCTGGGCGGGGACACCGCCAACGGCGGCCTGACCAAGGCGATGGAGCTCGCCTGCCAGCGCCTGGAGGGCGCCTTCACGCTGCTGGCTGTGCACGCGGACCAGCCCGACGTCGTCGTGGCCGCCCGCCGCAACTCACCGCTGGTGGTGGGCCTGGGCGAGGGGGAGAACTTCCTGGGTTCGGACGTGTCCGGGTTCATCGACTACACCCGCCGCGCGGTGGAGCTGGGCCAGGACCAGATCGTCACGATCACCGCGGACACGGTGGAGATCACCGACTTCTACGGCAACCCGGCCCAGGGCAAGGAATACCACGTGGACTGGGACCCGGCCTCCGCGGAAAAGGGCGGCTTCTCCTCGTTCATGGAGAAGGAAATCCACGACCAGCCCGACGCCGTGGCGCAGACCCTGCTGGGACGTTCGGACATCAAGGGCAAGCTGACCCTGGATGAGCTGCGGATCGACCCGGAGCTGCTGAAGCAGGTCAACAAGATCATCGTCCTGGCCTGCGGCACCGCCGCGTATGCCGGCATGGTGGCGAAGTACGCGATCGAGAACTGGTGCCGGATCCCCACCGAAGTGGAGCTGGCACACGAGTTCCGCTACCGGGATCCGATCCTGGACCAGAACACCCTGGTGGTCTCGATCAGCCAGTCCGGCGAGACCATGGACACCCTGATGGCCGTCCGGTACGCCCGCGAACAGGGCGCCAAGACCATCTCCATCTGCAACACCAACGGTTCCACCATCCCGCGTGAGTCCGACGCCGTGCTGTACACGCACGCCGGCCCGGAGATCGCGGTGGCGTCCACCAAGGCGTTCCTGGCCCAGATCACGGCCGCGTACCTGCTGGGCCTGTACCTGGCGCAGCTGCGCGGGAACATCTTCTCCGGCCAGATCAAGGACGTACTGGCGGACCTGAACAAGATCCCCGCCAAGATCCAGACCATCCTGGACAACGCCGGCCCGCTGCGTGAACTGGCCCGGTCTATGGCGCAGGAGAAGTCAGTGCTGTTCCTGGGCCGGCACGTAGGCTACCCCGTGGCCCTCGAGGGCGCGCTGAAGCTCAAGGAGATCGCGTACATCCACGCCGAAGGGTTCGCCGCCGGTGAGCTCAAGCACGGCCCCATCGCCCTGATCGATGAAGGCCAGCCCGTGTTCGTCGTGGTCCCGTCCCCGCGCGGGCGTGACTCGCTGCACTCCAAGGTGGTCTCCAACATCCAGGAAGTCCGTGCCCGCGGCGCCCGGACCCTGGTCATCGCCGAGGAAGGCGACGAGGCCGTGAAGGCCTACGCCGAGTACGTCTTCTACGTCCCCGAGACCCCCACCCTGCTGATGCCCCTGCTGACCACCGTCCCGCTGCAGATCTTCGCCGCGGAACTCGCCGCAGCCAAGGGCTACGACGTGGACCAGCCCCGCAACCTCGCCAAGAGCGTCACGGTCGAATAA
- a CDS encoding D-alanyl-D-alanine carboxypeptidase family protein encodes MCYECGSHSRRSFTRFLAAGAGLTVLSACTPEAPKAASSSSAAPSPSPSPAAATASAGPTADAATVGQPPEAPSPTPSPSAALARQFSLDDPASPWVIVNKHRPLKPADYVPADLVRPTVAISAAGEAALLNSTTAAAAEAMFAAAAQDGVAMVLASGYRSYSTQVTTYNGYVAARGQADADTASARPGHSEHQTGWAFDIGDGGGACSFQPCFAEQPAATWAKANGHRFGFVVRYPWMLHPITGYYYEPWHLRYVGVEAATDMLNRGIGTLEEYFGLEAAPGYP; translated from the coding sequence GTGTGCTACGAATGCGGGTCGCACAGCCGCCGCAGCTTTACGCGCTTCCTCGCTGCGGGGGCCGGGCTGACTGTCCTGTCCGCCTGCACGCCTGAGGCACCCAAGGCGGCGTCGTCGTCGTCCGCTGCTCCGTCCCCCTCCCCCTCCCCTGCGGCCGCCACCGCGTCAGCGGGCCCGACGGCGGACGCGGCCACAGTGGGCCAGCCGCCTGAGGCGCCGTCCCCCACACCGTCGCCATCGGCAGCTTTGGCACGGCAGTTTTCGCTCGATGATCCGGCGAGCCCCTGGGTCATCGTGAACAAGCACCGGCCCCTGAAGCCGGCCGACTATGTGCCTGCCGACCTGGTGCGTCCCACCGTCGCCATTTCCGCCGCAGGTGAGGCGGCGCTGCTGAACAGCACCACGGCAGCAGCGGCCGAGGCGATGTTCGCGGCGGCCGCGCAGGACGGTGTGGCGATGGTCCTGGCCAGCGGCTACCGTTCGTACAGCACGCAGGTGACCACCTACAACGGGTACGTCGCGGCGCGCGGACAGGCCGACGCCGACACCGCCAGCGCGCGGCCCGGCCACTCGGAGCACCAGACCGGGTGGGCGTTCGACATAGGGGACGGCGGGGGCGCCTGCAGCTTCCAGCCGTGCTTCGCGGAGCAGCCTGCGGCCACGTGGGCGAAGGCGAACGGGCACCGGTTTGGATTCGTGGTGCGCTACCCGTGGATGCTGCATCCCATCACGGGGTACTACTACGAGCCCTGGCACCTGCGGTATGTGGGGGTTGAGGCGGCAACGGACATGCTGAACCGCGGCATCGGTACGCTGGAGGAATACTTCGGGCTGGAAGCGGCACCGGGATACCCGTGA
- a CDS encoding NAD(P)H-hydrate dehydratase, producing MISAYTGTQVRAAEEPLLADGLGDVLMQRAAHGLANAVVNELHSRGSRLNGARVVVLAGKGNNGGDGLFAGAFLAARGMRTTAVLTGDAAHSAGLAALERAGGRVHRLTDAGLPDLAEEAARADVVIDAVLGTGAKGGLRGSAAALVQAVTDAHRRGFVVACDLPSGVDADTGEAAAPILPADLTVTFGGAKNGLLADPGADHAGRVLVVPIGIETHLPEPSLRRLEDADMARLLPHPSRRAQKYSRGVLGVVAGSEDYPGAAVLACRGALAAGVGMVRYLGPPSVADLVRRSCPEVVCSTGTVAGNRVQAWLVGSGLGPGDRDQLTRARDAIASGLPVVADAGALPALPAVLPPHVVLTPHAGELASLFQRLGHPEDREAVEAGTLAAVRSAAERTGATVLLKGATTLVAAPQGAIFSQADGTPWLATAGSGDVLAGVIGALLAQAGDDDGRFSALGIGADARWAAIAALGAALHGQAGTAASASVSGGPITAGRVAEALPEIWGKVSMLSKYGAWKRNSHSQPLR from the coding sequence ATGATCAGCGCCTACACCGGAACGCAGGTCCGGGCCGCCGAGGAGCCACTCCTCGCCGACGGACTGGGGGACGTGCTCATGCAGCGCGCCGCGCACGGCCTGGCCAACGCCGTCGTCAATGAACTTCACTCACGCGGCAGCCGCCTGAACGGCGCCCGCGTGGTGGTGCTGGCAGGCAAGGGCAACAACGGCGGCGACGGGCTGTTCGCCGGCGCCTTCCTGGCCGCCCGGGGAATGCGTACGACGGCGGTGCTGACCGGGGACGCGGCCCATTCGGCCGGCCTGGCCGCACTTGAGCGCGCCGGCGGCAGGGTGCATCGGCTCACGGACGCGGGACTTCCGGATCTGGCAGAGGAAGCCGCCCGGGCCGACGTCGTGATTGATGCCGTGCTGGGAACCGGCGCCAAGGGCGGCCTGCGGGGGAGCGCCGCAGCCCTCGTCCAGGCTGTAACTGACGCGCACCGCCGCGGCTTTGTGGTGGCGTGCGACCTTCCCAGCGGCGTTGACGCGGACACCGGCGAGGCCGCCGCACCCATCCTCCCGGCAGACCTGACGGTCACGTTCGGCGGAGCGAAGAACGGCCTGCTCGCCGATCCCGGCGCGGACCACGCGGGCAGGGTGTTGGTGGTGCCCATCGGGATCGAGACGCACCTGCCGGAGCCCTCCCTGCGCCGGCTCGAGGACGCTGACATGGCGCGCCTCCTGCCCCACCCGTCCCGGCGGGCCCAGAAATACTCCCGCGGCGTGCTGGGCGTGGTGGCGGGCTCCGAGGACTACCCCGGCGCGGCGGTGCTCGCCTGCCGCGGCGCCCTTGCCGCGGGAGTGGGCATGGTCAGGTACCTGGGGCCGCCGTCGGTGGCAGACCTGGTCCGCCGGTCGTGCCCCGAGGTTGTCTGCAGCACCGGGACCGTGGCTGGAAACCGCGTGCAGGCCTGGCTGGTGGGCTCCGGCCTGGGGCCGGGGGACCGCGATCAACTGACCCGGGCACGGGACGCGATCGCGTCCGGCCTTCCCGTGGTAGCCGACGCCGGGGCGTTGCCGGCGCTCCCCGCCGTCCTGCCCCCGCACGTGGTGCTGACCCCGCACGCCGGGGAACTCGCATCGTTGTTCCAGCGGCTGGGCCACCCTGAGGACCGTGAAGCGGTGGAGGCGGGAACGCTGGCAGCCGTGCGCAGCGCGGCAGAGCGCACCGGGGCTACCGTCCTGCTCAAAGGCGCCACAACGCTTGTAGCTGCACCGCAGGGCGCCATTTTCAGCCAGGCGGACGGCACGCCCTGGCTCGCCACGGCCGGCAGCGGGGATGTGCTGGCCGGCGTCATCGGTGCGCTGCTCGCCCAGGCAGGGGACGACGACGGGCGTTTCAGTGCGTTGGGCATCGGCGCCGACGCGCGGTGGGCCGCCATCGCAGCGCTGGGTGCTGCCCTGCACGGCCAGGCCGGGACGGCGGCGTCGGCGTCCGTGTCCGGGGGCCCGATCACCGCGGGACGTGTTGCGGAAGCCCTACCCGAAATTTGGGGTAAAGTCAGCATGCTTAGTAAATATGGAGCCTGGAAACGTAATAGTCACAGCCAACCACTACGGTAG
- the mscL gene encoding large conductance mechanosensitive channel protein MscL, producing MLTGFKNFIMKGNVVDLAVAVVMGTAFGAVVTALVNKVLMPFIAGLVGSPNFDSFAKVDFNGNAVEFGVLLTAIVNFLLIAAAIYFVVVMPMNHMIERRNRRLGINQDVKEESAEDPHIALLTEIRDSLQSRNI from the coding sequence ATGCTGACAGGATTCAAGAATTTCATTATGAAGGGCAACGTCGTAGACCTTGCCGTCGCTGTTGTCATGGGTACTGCCTTCGGCGCGGTTGTAACCGCGCTGGTGAACAAGGTGCTCATGCCGTTCATTGCAGGGCTTGTGGGATCGCCGAACTTTGACAGCTTCGCCAAGGTGGACTTCAACGGCAACGCCGTGGAGTTTGGCGTCCTGCTAACCGCGATAGTCAACTTCCTGCTGATTGCCGCCGCCATCTACTTTGTGGTGGTCATGCCCATGAACCACATGATCGAGCGCCGCAACCGCCGTCTCGGCATCAACCAGGACGTCAAGGAAGAATCTGCCGAGGACCCGCATATCGCCCTGCTGACCGAAATCCGTGACTCCCTCCAGAGCCGGAATATCTGA